In Marasmius oreades isolate 03SP1 chromosome 1, whole genome shotgun sequence, one DNA window encodes the following:
- a CDS encoding uncharacterized protein (MEROPS:MER0030136), which produces MGRILVWYPGGSFRRNNHCRRHALEFNTSYLIPANQGHLIPLVEAGVKGFKCFLIESGVEEFPCVSESDLHASMRLLQDLPSTTLLFHAELEAEPRSTSEPNSDCTSYSTFLQSRPQQLEIDAITLIINLQKSYPSLRCHIVHLSAASALPIIKAARASGAKLTVETCFHYLCLSSNDIPSGRPEFKCCPPIREPGNRDALWAALKDGTIDCVVSDHSPCIAELKLLDKGDIMGAWGGISSLGIGLSLLCTEGRKRGVTLDDIIRWTSVNTAKHAGLDHVKGKLAKGYDADIVFWNPDVETEITEDSLNFKNKVSPYVGMKLQGRVEKTFLRGSLAYDWRNGVGTPDFIATGTLI; this is translated from the exons ATGGGAAGGATTCTGGTCTGGTACCCGGGCGGCAGTTTCAGGAGGAATAACCACTGTCGTCGACATGCCCTTGAATTCAATACCTCCTACC TTATACCAGCCAATCAG GGTCATCTCATACCACTTGTAGAAGCAGGTGTCAAAGGCTTCAAGTGTTTTCTAATCGAGAGCGGTGTAGAG GAGTTTCCATGTGTATCTGAAAGCGATCTTCACGCATCAATGAGATTGCTACAG GATCTTCCGTCTACAACCCTGTTATTCCATGCAGAATTAGAAGCAGAGCCGAGATCGACGTCAGAGCCGAACTCCGACTGCACTTCTTACTCTACTTTTCTTCAATCTCGACCCCAGCAACTGGAAATCGACGCGATAACTTTAATTATTAATTTGCAAAAATCTTACCCATCATTGCGGTGCCATATTGTCCATCTATCAGCTGCATCTGCACTTCCAATCATCAAGGCTGCGAGAGCCTCCGGTGCGAAACTCACAGTGGAGACCTGTTTTCATTATCTATGCCTGTCTTCAAACGACATTCCGTCGGGACGTCCCGAATTCAAATGTTGCCCTCCAATACGGGAACCAGGGAATCGAGATGCACTCTGGGCTGCTCTGAAAGATGGAACGATTGACTGCGTTGTTTCAGACCACAGCCCTTGTATTGCTGAGTTGAAATTGCTTGACAAAGGCGATATCATGGGGGCTTGGGGAGGCATAAGTTCACTTGGAATAGGACTCAGTCTTCTCTGTACTGAAGGACGCAAGCGGGGTGTCActcttgacgatatcatACGATGGACCAGTGTGAATACCGCGAAACATGCTGGGCTGGATCATGTCAAAGGTAAGCTCGCGAAAGGTTACGACGCGGACATTGTGTTCTGGAATCCGGATGTGGAAACGGAG ATAACTGAAGATAGTCTGAATTTCAAGAACAAAGTGTCGCCATATGTTGGCATGAAGCTGCAGGGTCGAGTGGAAAAGACTTTCCTTCGTGGCTCGCTTGCGTACGACTGGCGAAATGGAGTCGGAACTCCCGACTTTATTGCCACTGGAACGCTAATCTAA
- a CDS encoding uncharacterized protein (MEROPS:MER0005767) — translation MASFIFTGSKVLLPNSQGLHPAAIIVNRSSGKIEQWIDAKDSVVLPGLVDAHVHLNEPGRTEWEGFWSGTRAAVSGGITTVVDMPLNSIPPTVSAPALQVKREAAKGQCFTDVAFWGGVIPANQGHLIPLVEAGVKGFKCFLIESGVEEFPCVSESDLHASMRLLQDLPSTTLLFHAELEAEPRSTSEPNSDCTSYSTFLQSRPQQLEIDAITLIINLQKSYPSLRCHIVHLSAASALPIIKAARASGAKLTVETCFHYLCLSSNDIPSGRPEFKCCPPIREPGNRDALWAALKDGTIDCVVSDHSPCIAELKLLDKGDIMGAWGGISSLGIGLSLLCTEGRKRGVTLDDIIRWTSVNTAKHAGLDHVKGKLAKGYDADIVFWNPDVETEITEDSLNFKNKVSPYVGMKLQGRVEKTFLRGSLAYDWRNGVGTPDFIATGTLI, via the exons ATGGCATCATTCATATTCACCGGTTCCAAAGTTCTACTTCCCAATTCTCAAGGTCTTCACCCTGCAGCGATAATCGTCAATAGAAGTTCTGGCAAGATTGAACAA TGGATCGATGCCAAAGATAGTGTGGTACTACCTGGTCTAGTCGA TGCACACGTCCACCTCAACGAGCCTGGTCGTACGGAATGGGAAGGATTCTGGTCTGGTACCCGGGCGGCAGTTTCAGGAGGAATAACCACTGTCGTCGACATGCCCTTGAATTCAATACCTCCTACCGTAAGCGCTCCTGCCCTTCAAGTCAAACGCGAAGCCGCCAAGGGCCAATGTTTTACTGACGTGGCATTCTGGGGCGGAGTTATACCAGCCAATCAG GGTCATCTCATACCACTTGTAGAAGCAGGTGTCAAAGGCTTCAAGTGTTTTCTAATCGAGAGCGGTGTAGAG GAGTTTCCATGTGTATCTGAAAGCGATCTTCACGCATCAATGAGATTGCTACAG GATCTTCCGTCTACAACCCTGTTATTCCATGCAGAATTAGAAGCAGAGCCGAGATCGACGTCAGAGCCGAACTCCGACTGCACTTCTTACTCTACTTTTCTTCAATCTCGACCCCAGCAACTGGAAATCGACGCGATAACTTTAATTATTAATTTGCAAAAATCTTACCCATCATTGCGGTGCCATATTGTCCATCTATCAGCTGCATCTGCACTTCCAATCATCAAGGCTGCGAGAGCCTCCGGTGCGAAACTCACAGTGGAGACCTGTTTTCATTATCTATGCCTGTCTTCAAACGACATTCCGTCGGGACGTCCCGAATTCAAATGTTGCCCTCCAATACGGGAACCAGGGAATCGAGATGCACTCTGGGCTGCTCTGAAAGATGGAACGATTGACTGCGTTGTTTCAGACCACAGCCCTTGTATTGCTGAGTTGAAATTGCTTGACAAAGGCGATATCATGGGGGCTTGGGGAGGCATAAGTTCACTTGGAATAGGACTCAGTCTTCTCTGTACTGAAGGACGCAAGCGGGGTGTCActcttgacgatatcatACGATGGACCAGTGTGAATACCGCGAAACATGCTGGGCTGGATCATGTCAAAGGTAAGCTCGCGAAAGGTTACGACGCGGACATTGTGTTCTGGAATCCGGATGTGGAAACGGAG ATAACTGAAGATAGTCTGAATTTCAAGAACAAAGTGTCGCCATATGTTGGCATGAAGCTGCAGGGTCGAGTGGAAAAGACTTTCCTTCGTGGCTCGCTTGCGTACGACTGGCGAAATGGAGTCGGAACTCCCGACTTTATTGCCACTGGAACGCTAATCTAA